A genomic segment from Peribacillus sp. ACCC06369 encodes:
- the aspS gene encoding aspartate--tRNA ligase, with translation MFGRTYFNGEVTEAAIGEKVTLKGWVQKRRDLGGVIFIDLRDRSGIVQVVFNPDISADALATAEKIRNEYVLDIQGIVIKRDEANFNPNVTTGTIEVQAENVTILNEAKTPPFIIDERTDVSEDIRLKYRYLDLRRPAMFETLKMRNQATKAIRDYLDGEGFLDIETPILTKSTPEGARDYLVPSRVHEGEFYALPQSPQIFKQLLMVSGFERYYQIARCFRDEDLRADRQPEFTQIDIETSFMSQEDIINTAENMMAKVMKDVKGLDVTLPFPRMTYNEAMSRYGSDKPDTRFGMELKDVSEIVKDSDFKVFTGAVANGGQVKAIVVKDGNADYSRKDIDGLAEFAAIYGAKGLAWLKVEEDGVKGPIAKFFAEDQQQLVSVLEAEVGDLILFVADKKGIVADALGALRNKLGKERGLIDQSKFNFLWVTDWPLFEYDEEEGRYYAAHHPFTMPFREDMDKLESDPASVRAQAYDLVLNGYELGGGSLRIFERDVQEKMFKVLGFSKEEANAQFGFLMDAFEYGTPPHGGIALGLDRMVMLLAGRTNLRDTIAFPKTASASDLLVDAPSAVSDKQLAELNLRLAALKK, from the coding sequence ATGTTTGGCAGAACATACTTCAATGGTGAAGTGACAGAAGCAGCTATTGGTGAAAAAGTAACATTAAAAGGATGGGTACAAAAACGTCGGGATTTGGGCGGAGTAATCTTCATCGACCTGCGTGACAGAAGCGGAATCGTCCAAGTCGTTTTCAATCCGGACATTTCGGCAGACGCATTGGCCACAGCTGAAAAGATTCGTAATGAATACGTCCTTGATATCCAAGGGATAGTCATCAAACGTGATGAAGCCAACTTCAACCCGAATGTAACAACAGGTACCATCGAAGTTCAAGCAGAAAACGTTACAATTTTAAACGAGGCTAAAACCCCTCCATTCATCATTGATGAAAGAACGGATGTATCAGAAGATATCCGTTTGAAATACCGTTATTTGGACTTGCGTCGTCCGGCGATGTTCGAAACGTTGAAAATGCGTAACCAAGCAACAAAAGCAATCCGTGATTACTTGGACGGTGAAGGCTTCCTTGATATCGAAACACCTATCTTAACGAAAAGTACACCTGAAGGAGCACGAGATTATTTAGTGCCAAGCCGTGTACACGAAGGTGAGTTCTATGCACTTCCGCAATCACCGCAAATCTTCAAGCAGCTATTGATGGTATCCGGTTTCGAACGTTATTATCAAATTGCCCGCTGTTTCCGTGATGAAGATTTACGTGCTGACAGACAGCCTGAATTCACGCAAATCGATATTGAAACAAGCTTCATGAGCCAAGAAGATATCATTAACACCGCAGAAAACATGATGGCTAAAGTGATGAAGGATGTTAAAGGACTTGACGTAACACTCCCATTCCCTAGAATGACATACAATGAAGCGATGAGCCGTTACGGTTCCGACAAACCGGATACGCGTTTCGGAATGGAACTTAAAGATGTTTCGGAAATCGTGAAAGACAGTGATTTCAAAGTGTTCACCGGCGCTGTTGCAAACGGCGGACAAGTTAAAGCGATCGTCGTTAAGGACGGAAATGCGGATTATTCCCGTAAAGATATTGACGGATTGGCTGAATTTGCAGCGATTTACGGTGCAAAAGGCCTTGCATGGCTGAAAGTTGAAGAAGACGGAGTAAAAGGGCCAATCGCTAAATTCTTCGCAGAAGATCAACAGCAATTAGTATCCGTATTGGAAGCCGAAGTGGGCGATCTAATCTTGTTCGTGGCGGATAAAAAAGGCATAGTCGCCGATGCACTAGGAGCACTTCGTAACAAGCTTGGTAAAGAAAGAGGCTTGATCGATCAAAGCAAATTCAACTTCCTATGGGTGACGGACTGGCCATTATTTGAATACGACGAAGAAGAAGGACGCTACTATGCAGCACACCATCCATTCACAATGCCATTCCGTGAAGACATGGACAAACTGGAATCAGACCCAGCAAGCGTCCGAGCACAAGCGTATGACCTTGTCTTGAACGGCTACGAACTTGGCGGTGGATCACTGCGGATTTTCGAACGCGACGTTCAGGAAAAAATGTTCAAAGTCCTTGGATTCTCGAAAGAAGAAGCAAACGCACAATTCGGCTTCCTAATGGATGCATTCGAATACGGAACGCCACCACACGGCGGAATCGCCCTTGGATTGGACCGTATGGTCATGCTGCTTGCAGGCCGCACGAACCTTCGCGATACCATCGCATTCCCGAAAACAGCAAGCGCAAGCGACCTGCTCGTTGACGCACCGAGTGCT